TTGAAGGCTTCATAATATTGATTGAAAAGGAATGGTTATCATTTGGTCATATGTTTTATCAAAGAACTCATGGTAAACAAATCGAAGAGAGATCACCCATTTTCATTCAATTCATTGAATGTGTTTGGCAAATCACTAATCAATTTCCACACCATTTCGAATTTAATGaaagatttttaattaaaattttagatgCACTCTATAGTTGTCAATATGGtacttttttatatgattgtgaaaaagaaagatCAAAAGCATTTAATACTCCTTCATTTTGGGCATATGCTGAAACCAATcgtcaattatttattaatccATTATATGTTTTaccaaaacaacaacaacaacaacaacaacaacaaacttcctcatcatcatcgcattcatcatcaaataatgttaatggtagtagtagtagtggtagcaGTAGTAAAAGTTCATTAAAAAGTTCAACAATATTTCCAATTGcagatattaaattaattaaattttgggAATCATATTATTGTAGAAGTAATTCAATATTTGGATTCGATAGATTGGATGCATTGACAAGTTGGACAGTACATAACcaaaatacaataaaatcattaagaGAAGAGAATGGAAAAtgtgaaaaagaaaagaatatCAGTATTCAACGTTGTAATGATACCCTTTTAGAAAATGAGAAATTATTCCTTCAAATCGAACAATTGAATAAAGAAATCTCAATAAAAGATCAAATTTGTGAAAATAGacaaaatgaattattatcacttagaaaagaaaaagattctTTACTTCAacttttagaaaataataatatattttatgatgaacaacaacaacaacaacaacaacaacatgaACATGAACATGAACAACAACAGGTACAACAGGAACAACAGGAACAACAAGATCAGCatgaacaaaaagaaaaacaacaacaacaacaagaagaacaagaaaaagagaaacaGATAAATGAAAGCAATGAAGCTACCAATAAATCTATaggtaataatgataatacaaTGATTGTTAAAGAGAAAACAGAGGAACAACAGGTGAATCAAGAAACCAATATCAACCACAACAGcattaatagtagtaataatgataataataataataatgataataataatagtaataaaaataatactgataataatagtgaagaagatgaagaattgGAAGAGATCAATCGTAAattagaatcaattgaaatcgATGAAACTACCAATACTGTGTGTAATTAtcttaatgataatagtaacaactcaagtaataattgtaatgataaagaagaacaagaacaagataTTAGTGataacaatattatttataataataataataataataataataataataataataataataataataataataataataataataataataataataataataataataataataataataataataataataataataataataaagataaagaagcATCAAGTTTATTAGATTATAGTATCAACTCATTACAAAATAGAATTAGTTCATTAGAATTTGAATTGGcgaaaattaaagatttaaatgaaaagtTATTAACAAAtgagaaattaaatcatGAAAATATTCAATGGTTAGCTGAACAAGTTAATACTAAAGATCAAACCATTCAAGAAAAGGATGAATTGGTAAAAGAAAGAGATGAAATCATCTTGGATAATGAAAAgaatattaaagaaaaaattaattatatcatTGAACAAGAGAAATCCTATTATAATCtaaaacaacaaattgaaGATTTCgttgaacaattaaataatgtttcaaatataaataataataataataataatgtaaataaatcACCTGtaaatagtaacaataataatagtaataataataatattaatagtaataactcCATACCAcctggaaataataataataataacaataatacaaATGCAACCTCATCTCCATCTTCAAATACAATTTCTTCACTCTTTAAGAAAGGAGCTTTCTTTGGTGGACTTAGAGGTACAATAGATGTTCAAGTTTCCTCTTCTTCCcctactactactaataataataataataataataataataataataataataataataataataataataataataataataataataataataataataatgaaaataataataataatataaataataataatattaataataatataaataatgctacaccaacatcaataccatcaccaccacctaGTAATGGTAACAgtaataaaactaaatcGAAATCATCATCTGCAATGGCACTATCAATgacatcaaataaaaaatttgagaTAATTGATGACTATgtagataatgataataataacaataatataacTGGTACAAATAATGGTGGGTCTATTGTAACAGATGGACAACCTAATAGTATTGGCACAactaatggtggtggtggtggtggttcaaCTCCAACTACACATATCTCAATTAAATGTACTGGCTGCTTTAAAGAGATTGCAAATAATTCACCCTACTATAGAGGTAAAAAAGATAGAATACATTGTGAATTCTGTGAAAAAGATTATCAATCAATAAAACAAAGACATAGAAGATGTACAACTTGTGATAAATCATTGGATAAAAATTCTAAAGTCATCGATGGTAATAGATATTGTTCAGTTTGTATTTACAAAATCATTGAAGGTATTGATGATTTaggtttttaattaaatatataataaaaataatacattattattattattataaaaaaaaaaaaaaaaaaaaaaaaaaaaaattaaaaaaaaaaaaaaataaagtatcaataaaaatatttaaataaaatagaaacgATTTCAATTATGgtatttaattattcaataatttaacaaaacatattttaattttattttttttgtttttaactCTTGTGATGCTTAGATTAGACAATTTccataaataaaatacaacATTGATCAATTTTATTGGAAGAAATTGCagaggttttttttttattttttattttttaattttaatttttttttaaaatggaCGGACTCAAACTATAAATTATggtttatatataaataaattatcatcacaaaacctaaaaaaataatgtaatttctttttttttattttttttttatttttatttattttttttatattttttttttttttttcattttttttttttttttttttcattaattttacaacATTTCTATTTTGTGTTCACacaacaataattttttttattttaatttctaaaaaaaacagtagttatataaagaattaatatgtgtattttaaaatcagCACCACCAACAAATATTCAATTAGTTAGAACCTATAGATCTCTTCTTAGAAAAGCGAGcaatgaattaaaatatacAAATTTCGAATATTTCAGATTAAGATTAAACAATTCATTTAAAGAACCAGTTGAAGATGATTatgaaaaatttagaaaatatcAAGTatgttatattatttatttatttatttatttatttatttattttgttttttttttttttaaaaaataaattattaacatattgttttatttaggACGcactttatttattaaatcatgaTTTAGGCAAaacattataaaaaaataaaataaaataaaataaataaaaatagaaataaataaaaattaaacctTGTAAATAATCTAAACTAAATGacaaaatcattaataataaattcataTTAAACCAAAATTTCAGTGATTGGAAACATCgcttttttggaaaaaaaaaaaaaaaaacaatttttttcaattttttttaatttttttaattttttttttttttttttttttttttgaaaatattcatacccatttttttttttttttttttttttttttttttaaaaatactatattttcatatatttatatatataaattaaaaatcaacaataaaAGATGAGTTTAGTATTTGATGAATATGGTAATCCATTTATTGTGATTAGAGATCAACAAGCCAAAGAAAGATTAAGAGGTATCGAGGCACACAGATCACATATTCTTGCAGCAAAGaccatttcaaatattatgaAATCATCATTAGGACCAAAAGGTATGGATAAGATGATGGTTAGTCAAGATGGTGAAGTATTAGTTACCAATGATGGTGCAACAATCCTCGAGAATATGCAAGTCGATAATCAAATTGCTAAATTAATGGttcaattatcaaaatctcaagatgatgaaattggtgATGGTACAACTGGTGTTGTCGTTTTAGCAGGTTCATTATTAGAACAAGCCgaacaattaattgaaaaaggtATTCATCCATGTCGTATCTATGAAGGTTATGAAACCGCTTGTAAAATTGCAACTGAACATTTGAAAACCATCTCTGACTCTATCGAATTCAGTAAAGACAATATTGAACCACTCATCAAAACTGCAATGACTTGTTTAGGTTCAAAGATCGTCAATCGTTTCCATCGTCAAATGAGTGAAATCGCTGTTAAAGCCGTCATCTCTGTTGCAGATTTAGAACGTAAAGATGTTAACCTCGAAAATATTAAACTCGAAGGTAAAGAAGGTGGTAAATTAGAAGATACTCAATTGGTTAAAGGCATCATCATCGATAAAGGTATCAGTCATCCACAAATgccaaaaattattaaagatgctaaaatttgtttattaactTGTCCATTTGAACCACCAAAGCCAAAAACAAAagtaaattatcattttttctgaaaaaaaaaaaaaaaaaaaaaaaaaaaaaaaaaaaattaaaatttgttcaattattattattactaatacattcattatataatttttaatattttatagaATTCAATAGAAATTACAAAAGCAGAAGATTTCAAAGTTTTAGGTGAAATTgaacaaaaatattttacaGATATGGTTGAAAAAGTTAAAGCTACAGGTGCAAATTTAGTTATTTGTCAATGGGGTTTCGATGATGAAGCCAATCATTTACTccttcaaaataatttaccagCTGTTCGTTGGGTTGGTGGTTTAGATCTCGAAAAAATTGCTATGGCAACTGGTGGTCGTATCGTTGCTAGATTCGAAGATGTTAGCGCCGATAAATTAGGTAGAGCAGGTTTAGTTAGAGAAGTCGGTTTTGGTACAACTCAAGATCGTTACCTTTCAATTGAAGATTGCCCAAATACAAATGCAGTTACAATCTTTGTTAGAGGTGGTAATAAAATggtaattttcaatttaataatttataataataataataataataataataataataataataataataataataataataataataataataataataataatgataattaataattaatttataactaacaaaataaataatttaaatacataaatatatatagatTGTTGAAGAAGCTAAAAGAAGTATCCATGATGCATTATGTGTTACTCGTAATTTAATTAGAGATAATAGAGTAATTTATGGTGGTGGTTCATCAGAGATTAGTTGTGGTTTAAAGATTTCAGCAATGGCTGATGATATTGCATCCATTGAACAATATGCCGTTAGAGCTTTTGCTGATGCTTTAGATGCTATTCCATTAGCATTGGCTGAAAATAGTGGTCTTCCATCCATCGAATCTTTATCAACCGTAAAGGCTATgcaaattaaagaaaagaaCCCACGTCTTGGTATCGATTGTAATCATAGAGACACCAATGATATGAAGGCTCAACACGTTTTCGATACTCTTCCAGGTAAAACTCAACAATTCCTCTTGGCCAATCAAGTAgttaaaatgattttgaaaatcgatgatattattaaaatgggTCCAGGAGCTGACGAATAAAGCGgatcattttattaaaaaaaaaaaataaaaaaataaataaaaaaaaaaaaaaaaataaaaaaaaaaattaaaatactattgatatttatatatatatatattttattctttttactttattttctttgtaatttctaaattattacaagAGCAACCAATATAATATgtgaatatatttaaaaattattattttgtggaatatttatttttttaattaaattaccaaagTTTAAACCAGTTGGAACATGCATTGAAAAATCTATAATGGtatcataataatttaaatttaaactatttaaaaaataatctaaaatattaaaattaccatataaaaaagaagtaCTAATtattgaagaaattaaatttgggtcaaaaattttttgaaaaagattattttgataGAGTAccatatatttaattaaatacaGATTACCGTATTCAGCACAACCAACCattataaatttcaatagatctaaatatttaattggatttattttttcaaatttaaaatataattctataatttttaaaagaccatttaaattatttaatcttgcaatttcatttgtaattttattaattatccCATTTGATGGtattgttgtgattgttgaaAAATATTCTCCAAATTTTCCAATGCATTGAAGTGTTTCAAGGTAGACTAAACCATGTTTTTTTGATTCTAATGTATCTACATTTAACCGGATTTCATATAAccatttacaaattttataaGCTAATAAACCttcattgtttttaaaagGGTTTGTAAATACTTTAATActaaattcatcatcagtTTTAAGTAATCTCGATCTAAAAGGTTCATAGAATATTGATGGTGGAAATTCTAATGATAGaggtaaatttttaattataaatttgatttcgTCCATGTACAAATgtttatcaaatgatttattaatgcAACCTATAATGTCaacatttgataaatcaaatacCTCTGGGTTACTAATCATATAACAGagtgtttttaaaatt
This region of Dictyostelium discoideum AX4 chromosome 3 chromosome, whole genome shotgun sequence genomic DNA includes:
- the cct5 gene encoding chaperonin containing TCP1 epsilon subunit, which translates into the protein MSLVFDEYGNPFIVIRDQQAKERLRGIEAHRSHILAAKTISNIMKSSLGPKGMDKMMVSQDGEVLVTNDGATILENMQVDNQIAKLMVQLSKSQDDEIGDGTTGVVVLAGSLLEQAEQLIEKGIHPCRIYEGYETACKIATEHLKTISDSIEFSKDNIEPLIKTAMTCLGSKIVNRFHRQMSEIAVKAVISVADLERKDVNLENIKLEGKEGGKLEDTQLVKGIIIDKGISHPQMPKIIKDAKICLLTCPFEPPKPKTKNSIEITKAEDFKVLGEIEQKYFTDMVEKVKATGANLVICQWGFDDEANHLLLQNNLPAVRWVGGLDLEKIAMATGGRIVARFEDVSADKLGRAGLVREVGFGTTQDRYLSIEDCPNTNAVTIFVRGGNKMIVEEAKRSIHDALCVTRNLIRDNRVIYGGGSSEISCGLKISAMADDIASIEQYAVRAFADALDAIPLALAENSGLPSIESLSTVKAMQIKEKNPRLGIDCNHRDTNDMKAQHVFDTLPGKTQQFLLANQVVKMILKIDDIIKMGPGADE